In Strigops habroptila isolate Jane chromosome 14, bStrHab1.2.pri, whole genome shotgun sequence, one genomic interval encodes:
- the ENDOV gene encoding endonuclease V isoform X3, translated as MTAPPPAAALRRWEREQARLRASMVEEDTEQWQKDSSFTGLERVGGVDLSYIKGDDTSACASLVVLSYPALEVLYEDCRMVAVSAPYVAGFLAFREVPFLVEAVQRLQQEEPKLKPQVLLVDGNGLLHPRGFGVACHLGVLTDLPCIGVAKNLLQVDGLVRDELHREQIRSLQRGGDTFPLTGASGRLLGMADIRSREYIRKQLCSPLEVVSSGAQSRKKEAGLGD; from the exons ATGacggcgccgccgccggccgccgcgctccgccgctGGGAACG GGAGCAGGCCCGGTTGAGAGCCAGCATGGTTGAGGAGGACACGGAGCAGTGGCAGAAGGATTCCAGTTTTACAGGGCTGGAGAGGGTGGGAGGCGTGGACTTGTCTTACATCAAAGGAGATGACACCAGCGCCTGCGCTTCCCTGGTCGTGCTCAGCTACCCGGCTCTTGAG GTGCTGTATGAGGATTGCCGGATGGTGGCTGTGAGTGCCCCATACGTGGCAGGATTCTTGGCCTTCCGGGAGGTCCCTTTCCTGGTGGAAGCTGTTCAGAGACTTCAGCAGGAGGAGCCCAAGCTCAAGCCTCAG GTGCTTCTTGTAGATGGGAATGGCCTGCTCCATCCCAGAG GGTTTGGTGTGGCCTGTCACCTCGGAGTCCTGACGGATCTACCATGCATTGGAGTGGCCAAGAACCTCCTGCAGGTGGATGGCTTGGTCAGGGATGAGCTGCACAGAGAGCAG ATCCGTTCCCTGCAGAGGGGAGGAGATACATTCCCACTGACAGGCGCTTCAGGAAGACTCCTGGGCATG GCTGACATTAGATCGAGGGAGTACATTCGGAAGCAGCTGTGTTCACCGCTGGAGGTGGTGTCTTCTGGGGCACAAAG CAGAAAAAAGGAGGCTGGACTGGGTGATTAG
- the ENDOV gene encoding endonuclease V isoform X2 translates to MTAPPPAAALRRWEREQARLRASMVEEDTEQWQKDSSFTGLERVGGVDLSYIKGDDTSACASLVVLSYPALEVLYEDCRMVAVSAPYVAGFLAFREVPFLVEAVQRLQQEEPKLKPQVLLVDGNGLLHPRGFGVACHLGVLTDLPCIGVAKNLLQVDGLVRDELHREQIRSLQRGGDTFPLTGASGRLLGMVLRSCTNSSKPLYISVGHRVCLGTAVRLVHSCCRYRIPEPIRQADIRSREYIRKQLCSPLEVVSSGAQRKKEAGLGD, encoded by the exons ATGacggcgccgccgccggccgccgcgctccgccgctGGGAACG GGAGCAGGCCCGGTTGAGAGCCAGCATGGTTGAGGAGGACACGGAGCAGTGGCAGAAGGATTCCAGTTTTACAGGGCTGGAGAGGGTGGGAGGCGTGGACTTGTCTTACATCAAAGGAGATGACACCAGCGCCTGCGCTTCCCTGGTCGTGCTCAGCTACCCGGCTCTTGAG GTGCTGTATGAGGATTGCCGGATGGTGGCTGTGAGTGCCCCATACGTGGCAGGATTCTTGGCCTTCCGGGAGGTCCCTTTCCTGGTGGAAGCTGTTCAGAGACTTCAGCAGGAGGAGCCCAAGCTCAAGCCTCAG GTGCTTCTTGTAGATGGGAATGGCCTGCTCCATCCCAGAG GGTTTGGTGTGGCCTGTCACCTCGGAGTCCTGACGGATCTACCATGCATTGGAGTGGCCAAGAACCTCCTGCAGGTGGATGGCTTGGTCAGGGATGAGCTGCACAGAGAGCAG ATCCGTTCCCTGCAGAGGGGAGGAGATACATTCCCACTGACAGGCGCTTCAGGAAGACTCCTGGGCATG GTCCTGCGTAGCTGCACCAACAGCTCTAAGCCGCTTTACATCTCGGTGGGGCACAGGGTGTGCCTGGGGACAGCCGTGCGCCTGGTCCACTCCTGCTGCCGGTACCGCATCCCGGAGCCCATCCGCCAG GCTGACATTAGATCGAGGGAGTACATTCGGAAGCAGCTGTGTTCACCGCTGGAGGTGGTGTCTTCTGGGGCACAAAG AAAAAAGGAGGCTGGACTGGGTGATTAG
- the ENDOV gene encoding endonuclease V isoform X1: MTAPPPAAALRRWEREQARLRASMVEEDTEQWQKDSSFTGLERVGGVDLSYIKGDDTSACASLVVLSYPALEVLYEDCRMVAVSAPYVAGFLAFREVPFLVEAVQRLQQEEPKLKPQVLLVDGNGLLHPRGFGVACHLGVLTDLPCIGVAKNLLQVDGLVRDELHREQIRSLQRGGDTFPLTGASGRLLGMVLRSCTNSSKPLYISVGHRVCLGTAVRLVHSCCRYRIPEPIRQADIRSREYIRKQLCSPLEVVSSGAQSRKKEAGLGD; this comes from the exons ATGacggcgccgccgccggccgccgcgctccgccgctGGGAACG GGAGCAGGCCCGGTTGAGAGCCAGCATGGTTGAGGAGGACACGGAGCAGTGGCAGAAGGATTCCAGTTTTACAGGGCTGGAGAGGGTGGGAGGCGTGGACTTGTCTTACATCAAAGGAGATGACACCAGCGCCTGCGCTTCCCTGGTCGTGCTCAGCTACCCGGCTCTTGAG GTGCTGTATGAGGATTGCCGGATGGTGGCTGTGAGTGCCCCATACGTGGCAGGATTCTTGGCCTTCCGGGAGGTCCCTTTCCTGGTGGAAGCTGTTCAGAGACTTCAGCAGGAGGAGCCCAAGCTCAAGCCTCAG GTGCTTCTTGTAGATGGGAATGGCCTGCTCCATCCCAGAG GGTTTGGTGTGGCCTGTCACCTCGGAGTCCTGACGGATCTACCATGCATTGGAGTGGCCAAGAACCTCCTGCAGGTGGATGGCTTGGTCAGGGATGAGCTGCACAGAGAGCAG ATCCGTTCCCTGCAGAGGGGAGGAGATACATTCCCACTGACAGGCGCTTCAGGAAGACTCCTGGGCATG GTCCTGCGTAGCTGCACCAACAGCTCTAAGCCGCTTTACATCTCGGTGGGGCACAGGGTGTGCCTGGGGACAGCCGTGCGCCTGGTCCACTCCTGCTGCCGGTACCGCATCCCGGAGCCCATCCGCCAG GCTGACATTAGATCGAGGGAGTACATTCGGAAGCAGCTGTGTTCACCGCTGGAGGTGGTGTCTTCTGGGGCACAAAG CAGAAAAAAGGAGGCTGGACTGGGTGATTAG